The Anaerolineae bacterium genome has a segment encoding these proteins:
- a CDS encoding BNR repeat domain protein, whose protein sequence is MTSKSLLIFLLMIIPLFPVEGASSPGAARFFPPGLAGQVFQPLNYPAATQTDCTLPSQDLQITGYTRLCPGTYNLPDTGDEGVLIIAADDAWLDCNNASLVGDGWGSGISVGNYRGADIRGCTLSSYSNGIHVESAQETVVIGNELTDNKVGLLVEEAIATQIVRNFMAYNDDGIILYFSDDSVLEENISCSNREADIRRTSGNNNRGIDNECDVALNWNDEGQRGCMYVCGICRDTDHDGVCDSADNCPINANPDQSDVDGDGKGDVCDNCPAAANASQSDQDFDSVGDVCDNCPSIYNPYQENSDGDSLGNACDNCIVVTNPDQKDDDSDGYGNVCDNCPAVYNPVQQDHDADGVGSLCDNCVTAANPDQANADGDSRGNACDNCWNQSNSSQDDSDSDCNDVKAIGGFFDWALNKWLKDPHCGDACDNCPKQINPAQEDRDRDGQGDHCDCNDRWWGKNEVAMDCGGLCPACQGTCFPILTHGNPSDKIDILISFTNDYANAAAFREDALATIEQFSKADVITQTISRFNFWYVNQNGSLSVLNGVCIFTAPDHWQQDCPHVQVGSLMHTLSCIDNARGNFFSFEPTEAVFTHEAGHAVFLLGDEYDDAPGCTTSYSGACSGKYCNIFSSQDSCKNNSTTPAKCAQFTTCENGWWKSQPPGTVMQSGLTRWGADAERQVWDIVNQYKATASLFTGQANSSPKAIVAYFHYDGISVSLTESTMLFGDSPERFQLRGDLRWELTDRLGNVLYTFFLNDPRAIRYYPVGGELIPETDFGVVIPFLPGLYSLGIYRSEDQRQLAEVSLDQTIRSFCTQHATDSQCQRWLAESWVFLPLLLR, encoded by the coding sequence ATGACATCTAAGTCTCTTTTGATTTTCCTGTTGATGATCATTCCTCTGTTCCCGGTGGAAGGAGCATCCTCGCCTGGGGCAGCGAGGTTTTTCCCACCAGGGCTTGCCGGACAGGTTTTTCAGCCCCTAAACTACCCGGCAGCTACTCAGACAGATTGCACGCTTCCCAGCCAGGATTTACAAATTACGGGATATACCAGATTATGTCCTGGCACCTATAATCTTCCAGATACGGGCGACGAGGGGGTCTTGATCATTGCGGCTGATGATGCATGGCTGGATTGCAACAACGCCAGCCTGGTTGGCGATGGATGGGGCAGCGGAATTAGCGTTGGTAACTATCGAGGCGCCGATATTCGAGGTTGCACCCTTTCTTCTTATAGCAATGGCATTCATGTCGAGTCAGCCCAGGAAACGGTGGTGATCGGAAATGAACTGACCGATAACAAGGTCGGTTTGCTGGTAGAAGAAGCCATTGCCACGCAAATTGTGCGCAATTTTATGGCTTACAATGACGATGGGATCATCCTCTACTTTTCCGATGATTCAGTCCTTGAAGAAAACATTTCCTGCAGCAATCGCGAAGCAGATATCCGTCGTACCAGTGGGAACAACAACAGGGGCATAGACAATGAGTGCGATGTTGCCCTTAACTGGAACGACGAAGGGCAGCGGGGCTGTATGTATGTGTGCGGCATTTGTCGGGACACAGACCACGATGGAGTGTGTGATAGTGCAGATAATTGTCCAATCAACGCCAATCCAGATCAGTCTGACGTAGACGGGGATGGCAAGGGAGATGTGTGTGATAATTGCCCTGCCGCTGCAAACGCATCTCAGAGCGATCAGGATTTCGATAGTGTGGGGGATGTCTGTGATAACTGTCCATCCATCTACAACCCCTATCAGGAAAACAGTGATGGAGATTCCCTGGGCAATGCCTGTGACAATTGTATTGTCGTGACAAACCCTGATCAGAAGGATGACGACTCGGATGGTTACGGGAATGTCTGTGATAATTGTCCTGCTGTCTATAACCCCGTTCAGCAAGATCACGATGCCGATGGAGTTGGCAGTCTCTGCGACAACTGTGTGACTGCTGCAAACCCTGATCAGGCAAATGCCGATGGGGATTCACGCGGCAACGCCTGCGATAACTGCTGGAATCAATCCAATTCCTCTCAGGATGATTCCGACTCGGATTGCAATGATGTCAAGGCAATTGGGGGCTTCTTTGACTGGGCGCTGAATAAGTGGCTCAAGGATCCACATTGCGGCGATGCCTGCGACAATTGTCCGAAACAGATCAATCCCGCTCAAGAAGATCGTGACCGGGATGGACAGGGAGATCACTGCGATTGTAATGACCGATGGTGGGGCAAAAACGAAGTTGCCATGGATTGCGGCGGGCTTTGTCCTGCCTGTCAGGGTACTTGCTTCCCGATCCTTACCCATGGTAATCCCAGCGATAAAATTGACATCTTAATCTCTTTCACCAACGACTATGCCAACGCGGCTGCCTTTCGGGAGGATGCTCTGGCAACCATTGAGCAATTTTCTAAGGCGGATGTTATCACCCAAACAATTTCGCGCTTCAATTTCTGGTATGTCAACCAAAACGGGAGTCTGAGTGTATTGAATGGGGTTTGCATCTTTACCGCTCCAGATCACTGGCAACAGGACTGCCCCCATGTCCAGGTTGGCAGCCTGATGCACACCCTTTCTTGTATTGACAATGCAAGGGGCAATTTCTTTTCCTTTGAACCGACGGAAGCTGTTTTTACGCACGAGGCAGGTCACGCCGTTTTTTTGTTGGGTGATGAGTACGACGATGCCCCTGGTTGTACAACCAGTTATAGCGGCGCTTGCTCCGGGAAATACTGCAATATCTTCAGTAGCCAGGACTCCTGTAAGAACAATTCTACCACCCCGGCGAAATGTGCCCAATTCACAACCTGTGAAAATGGATGGTGGAAATCTCAACCCCCTGGCACGGTTATGCAGAGTGGGCTAACCAGATGGGGCGCAGACGCTGAACGGCAGGTATGGGATATCGTCAACCAGTATAAAGCTACCGCAAGTTTATTTACAGGGCAGGCAAACAGCTCTCCGAAGGCAATTGTGGCGTATTTTCATTATGATGGTATTTCCGTTTCACTGACCGAGAGCACTATGTTATTTGGCGATAGCCCGGAGCGGTTTCAATTAAGAGGCGATCTGCGTTGGGAGCTAACCGATCGATTGGGGAATGTGCTTTACACTTTTTTCCTCAACGATCCGCGCGCTATCCGATATTATCCGGTAGGGGGCGAGTTAATACCAGAGACCGATTTTGGAGTGGTGATTCCTTTTCTTCCTGGCCTGTACTCTCTGGGTATTTATCGCTCGGAAGATCAACGGCAGTTGGCAGAGGTGAGCCTTGACCAGACGATCCGCTCATTTTGCACTCAGCACGCCACTGACAGTCAGTGTCAAAGATGGTTAGCGGAGAGTTGGGTTTTTCTTCCTCTGCTCTTGCGCTGA
- a CDS encoding Pectin lyase like protein → MIHKATLFRLMSLGFMLLSTAVCAVLEDSPLTPQPAAALDTNAPGSSQPGPSSMPGGSTQAPPVSSTRPTLPSPVPLNSGKIYFVAPNGDDANPGSQEKPWRTIQKAADTLVAGETVLIRGGVYPEQITPRNSGDSNNEITYTAYPGETVIIDGTGIALADDLAGLFEIVEQRYLRISGLQVRNSGPFADNAGILILASEQITVENNTTFNTASSGIGVWHSQEIVMVGNIVERAGVGGGQECITVAGSQGFEVRENLVIDCQKEGIDAKDGSSNGLIDHNVVTHPREVGIYVDAWDKPTHEITVARNLVYGSVESSGFSIASEMGGLLKNIRLENNLAYHNHTVGIEVSRCCSAGHPMDQITLINNTLFGNGVDWGGGIIQDNAQATDVIIRNNLVSQNLTFQIAVAADVPMGTVKIDHNLIEGYRGYEDEVYGEAYVEGEAGFLNPSAFDFHLSGTSVAIDQGSPDNAPATDMDGDIRPLGKGVDIGADECNGVTYLPLIENWVSFIFGYSKRYSGLLGTGQGLR, encoded by the coding sequence TTGATCCATAAAGCAACCCTCTTCAGGTTGATGAGCCTGGGATTTATGCTCCTCAGTACAGCCGTCTGCGCCGTATTGGAGGATTCACCCTTAACCCCACAGCCAGCAGCCGCCCTTGATACCAATGCCCCAGGCTCATCCCAACCCGGCCCTTCATCCATGCCAGGCGGATCAACCCAGGCGCCACCCGTCTCCTCAACTCGCCCGACACTTCCCTCGCCTGTTCCTCTGAATTCGGGCAAAATTTACTTTGTGGCACCGAATGGGGACGACGCAAACCCCGGCAGCCAGGAGAAGCCCTGGCGCACCATTCAAAAAGCAGCCGATACCCTGGTTGCCGGTGAAACGGTCTTGATTCGCGGCGGAGTCTATCCTGAACAGATCACCCCTCGAAACAGCGGTGACTCCAACAATGAAATCACCTACACTGCCTATCCTGGCGAGACGGTCATCATCGATGGGACGGGAATTGCGTTAGCGGATGATTTAGCCGGCTTATTCGAGATTGTTGAACAGCGATACCTGCGCATCAGCGGTTTGCAGGTGCGCAATAGCGGCCCTTTTGCCGACAATGCCGGAATTTTAATCCTTGCTTCCGAGCAGATCACTGTCGAAAACAACACGACCTTTAACACCGCTTCATCGGGAATTGGCGTCTGGCACAGCCAGGAGATTGTGATGGTCGGCAATATTGTTGAGCGCGCCGGGGTTGGAGGCGGACAAGAGTGTATCACCGTTGCCGGAAGCCAGGGCTTTGAGGTTCGAGAGAACCTTGTGATCGATTGTCAAAAGGAAGGAATCGATGCCAAAGATGGTTCATCGAATGGGTTGATTGACCACAATGTCGTTACCCATCCCAGGGAGGTGGGTATCTATGTTGATGCCTGGGATAAACCCACCCACGAGATTACGGTTGCTCGAAACCTTGTCTATGGATCGGTTGAGAGTTCTGGCTTCAGTATTGCCTCTGAGATGGGTGGTTTGCTGAAGAACATACGCCTGGAGAACAACCTTGCCTATCATAACCACACGGTTGGAATCGAGGTCTCGCGCTGTTGTTCTGCCGGCCATCCCATGGATCAGATCACCCTGATCAACAATACCCTCTTTGGAAATGGCGTTGACTGGGGTGGAGGAATAATTCAGGATAATGCCCAGGCAACCGATGTGATCATCCGCAATAACCTTGTCAGCCAAAACTTAACCTTTCAAATTGCGGTTGCTGCCGATGTGCCGATGGGGACAGTAAAAATCGATCATAATTTGATCGAGGGATATCGAGGTTATGAAGATGAAGTTTATGGGGAGGCGTATGTCGAAGGGGAGGCGGGTTTTCTAAACCCCTCTGCCTTTGACTTTCATCTCTCCGGCACATCTGTGGCAATTGATCAGGGTTCGCCCGACAATGCTCCAGCCACAGATATGGATGGGGATATACGCCCTCTTGGAAAGGGTGTCGATATTGGGGCGGATGAATGCAACGGGGTGACCTATTTACCCCTGATCGAGAACTGGGTGAGCTTTATTTTTGGATATTCTAAGAGGTATTCCGGTTTGCTTGGGACGGGGCAAGGTTTGCGGTAA
- a CDS encoding Alpha-galactosidase, which translates to MPALPVRAVQFRIKDEDPPYALSNRHTSAWLAALQFAPEDIVLVGGLDFGARLQLQPNRLEAFYESGEGEWLIARGTEQEVFNHYTQALCQKYPCSLSRKALRVWCSWYSLYRFIKEEILHRILCDLGDLPFDVIQIDDGWQISSGDWQPNYKFPAGMADLAARIQASGRQAGLWLSPFIVTADSTVFKHHPDWLLHDEEGKPVFAGRNWSGMTYALDVTHPAVLEWTEQTIRRVTEWGYSYLKLDFLYAAALPGRRYQEMPREAAYRHAMEVIRHAAPQAYLLACGAPIIPSLGLCDGIRIGPDVTPYWLNRPLSAWLNNPNHPSTQNALRTCLHRLWLKPLIDIDPDVVYFRSKYNALTAEQRRLMRDLALICNFRSTSDPPHWLSAQEREELQTFLEQEVIIEALGNYRYRINGRVTDFHPVIPFPAPGNLPVWLATNLGFLQTGIYEVLPAAWEFYL; encoded by the coding sequence ATGCCCGCATTACCGGTACGAGCAGTTCAGTTCCGCATAAAAGACGAAGACCCCCCCTATGCACTCAGCAATAGGCACACCAGCGCCTGGCTGGCAGCCCTCCAATTTGCCCCAGAGGATATTGTGCTGGTCGGCGGTTTGGATTTTGGCGCACGCCTGCAATTGCAACCGAATCGCTTGGAGGCATTTTATGAGTCGGGTGAGGGGGAGTGGCTGATTGCACGAGGTACAGAGCAGGAGGTATTTAACCACTACACCCAGGCCTTGTGCCAGAAATATCCCTGCTCTTTATCGCGCAAGGCATTGCGGGTGTGGTGTTCCTGGTATAGCCTTTATCGATTTATCAAGGAAGAGATCCTGCATCGCATCCTGTGCGACCTTGGAGACTTGCCCTTCGACGTCATCCAGATTGATGATGGCTGGCAGATCAGCAGTGGAGACTGGCAACCAAATTACAAATTCCCTGCCGGGATGGCTGATCTGGCTGCCCGCATTCAGGCCAGCGGAAGACAAGCCGGTCTGTGGCTTTCGCCGTTTATTGTCACTGCCGACTCTACGGTATTCAAACACCATCCAGACTGGCTACTACACGATGAAGAGGGAAAACCGGTGTTTGCCGGGCGTAACTGGAGCGGCATGACCTACGCGCTCGATGTAACCCACCCTGCGGTTCTTGAGTGGACAGAACAAACCATCCGCCGGGTGACGGAATGGGGATACTCGTACCTAAAACTCGATTTTCTGTATGCTGCTGCTTTGCCGGGGCGACGCTACCAGGAAATGCCCCGGGAAGCAGCTTATCGGCACGCTATGGAAGTGATCCGCCACGCCGCGCCACAGGCTTATCTCCTCGCTTGTGGCGCGCCGATCATCCCCTCCTTAGGTCTTTGTGATGGCATTCGCATTGGACCCGACGTCACCCCCTACTGGTTAAACAGACCGCTGAGCGCCTGGTTGAATAATCCCAATCACCCCAGCACACAAAATGCCCTTCGCACCTGTCTGCATCGTTTATGGCTGAAGCCACTGATCGACATCGACCCTGATGTCGTTTATTTTCGGTCCAAATACAATGCCTTAACCGCAGAACAACGCCGCTTGATGAGAGATTTAGCTTTGATTTGCAACTTTCGCAGCACTTCCGACCCACCTCACTGGCTATCCGCCCAGGAACGAGAGGAATTGCAAACCTTTTTAGAGCAGGAGGTCATCATCGAAGCTCTGGGCAACTACCGCTATCGCATCAATGGGCGAGTGACGGATTTTCACCCTGTAATTCCGTTTCCTGCACCAGGCAACCTTCCGGTTTGGCTGGCGACCAACCTTGGCTTCTTGCAAACCGGCATTTATGAAGTTCTACCGGCTGCATGGGAGTTCTATCTCTGA
- a CDS encoding putative sulfite oxidase subunit YedY, with protein MTTSIWKSIPIRSSEITPKELYLRRGEFLKLGAVGAAAAVLAACGGPATQTPAALTSPQRTLQTGQDEYGDPLTPYEAVTGYNNYYEFSTNKEAVARLSKDFETRPWTIEVTGLVARPRRFDIDDLLKKYPQEERIYRLRCVEGWSMVIPWLGFPLAKLLQEVEPLGSARYVSFVSISRPEAMPGMRSSFYPWPYQEGLRLDEALHDLTILASGLYGELLPNQNGAPLRLVVPWKYGFKSAKAIVKIELTEQQPPTFWNLIAPDEYGFYSNVNPQKPHPRWSQATERRIGESGRRPTLMFNGYAEQVAHLYTGMDLMQNY; from the coding sequence ATGACCACTTCTATCTGGAAAAGTATCCCCATTCGATCCTCTGAAATCACTCCGAAAGAATTGTACCTGCGCCGTGGCGAATTCCTGAAACTTGGCGCCGTTGGGGCTGCTGCGGCTGTACTGGCTGCCTGCGGCGGCCCTGCCACGCAAACCCCTGCTGCCCTCACTTCTCCCCAGCGCACTCTACAGACAGGACAGGATGAATATGGCGATCCGCTGACGCCGTATGAAGCGGTCACCGGCTACAACAACTACTACGAGTTCTCAACCAACAAAGAAGCTGTTGCCAGATTGTCAAAGGATTTTGAAACCAGGCCGTGGACAATCGAGGTGACCGGGTTGGTCGCCAGACCGCGCCGCTTCGACATTGATGACCTGCTCAAGAAATATCCCCAGGAAGAGCGCATCTATCGCCTGCGTTGTGTCGAGGGTTGGTCAATGGTCATCCCCTGGCTGGGCTTTCCGCTGGCGAAACTGCTTCAAGAGGTTGAGCCATTGGGTTCAGCTCGCTATGTCAGCTTTGTCTCTATCTCGCGTCCAGAGGCAATGCCGGGCATGCGCTCGAGTTTTTACCCCTGGCCCTATCAAGAAGGCTTGCGTTTAGATGAAGCCTTGCACGACTTGACCATCCTTGCCAGCGGTTTGTACGGAGAGTTGCTTCCCAACCAGAATGGGGCACCTTTAAGACTGGTTGTACCGTGGAAATACGGCTTCAAGAGCGCTAAGGCGATTGTCAAAATCGAATTGACCGAACAACAACCGCCCACCTTCTGGAACCTGATTGCTCCGGATGAATATGGCTTTTACTCCAATGTCAATCCACAAAAACCACACCCGCGCTGGTCGCAAGCCACAGAAAGACGGATTGGAGAAAGCGGTCGCCGCCCGACCTTAATGTTCAACGGATATGCCGAGCAGGTTGCCCATCTTTACACCGGCATGGATTTGATGCAGAATTACTAG
- a CDS encoding putative cyclase — translation MKKIFVSLLVMGILLLTACTTQATQPPAPVITQVVTQVVTQVVTQVVPPTPTPQPTVEPEPQLPGLWQVYEDFFKAAKYVDLTHPFEPVQPVWPGFGNAKFKPAVAGQKIEGYVEVGEEFTYEKHGFVATAYELLTDQYGTQLDPPAHWDNLGATISDIPATYAIRPLVVINIADKVAQDEGYHLQVQDILDWEAQYGQIPEGAVVMVRSDWYKKWGDLERFNQKPFPGVSLDALKFLHLERKILFHGHEPLDTDTTPTLEGEYWLMHNHFAQAEGVANLDQVPEAGALIIIGFAKPKGGTGGYARYIAVCPPDWQYGVSILEVPGAPLPTQTAPLVRDENGVLRPSP, via the coding sequence ATGAAGAAAATATTTGTTTCCTTGCTTGTAATGGGGATCCTTCTCCTTACGGCTTGTACAACGCAGGCAACCCAACCGCCGGCGCCCGTCATCACCCAGGTTGTCACTCAAGTTGTAACCCAAGTGGTAACCCAGGTTGTTCCTCCCACCCCCACCCCCCAACCAACGGTGGAGCCGGAGCCGCAATTGCCGGGTTTATGGCAGGTTTATGAAGATTTCTTTAAGGCAGCCAAATACGTGGACCTGACTCATCCCTTCGAACCAGTACAACCTGTCTGGCCTGGTTTTGGCAATGCAAAATTCAAACCCGCTGTCGCTGGTCAGAAAATCGAAGGATATGTAGAAGTTGGGGAGGAATTTACCTATGAAAAGCATGGCTTTGTAGCTACAGCTTATGAACTCCTGACCGATCAATACGGTACCCAATTAGACCCACCGGCTCATTGGGATAATCTAGGGGCAACCATCAGTGATATTCCTGCTACCTATGCAATTCGTCCACTGGTAGTGATCAATATTGCCGATAAAGTTGCACAAGATGAAGGCTATCATCTTCAGGTGCAGGATATCCTTGACTGGGAAGCCCAATATGGGCAGATTCCTGAAGGAGCGGTGGTGATGGTACGTTCGGACTGGTATAAAAAATGGGGGGATCTGGAACGGTTTAATCAAAAACCGTTCCCGGGTGTCAGTCTCGATGCCCTGAAATTCCTTCATTTGGAGCGCAAGATCCTGTTCCACGGTCATGAACCTTTGGATACCGACACAACTCCGACCCTCGAGGGAGAATACTGGCTGATGCACAACCATTTCGCTCAGGCAGAAGGGGTTGCCAATCTCGACCAGGTGCCCGAAGCCGGCGCGCTGATAATCATCGGTTTTGCCAAACCAAAGGGTGGAACTGGCGGCTATGCTCGTTATATTGCGGTATGTCCTCCTGACTGGCAATATGGTGTATCGATACTTGAAGTGCCGGGCGCGCCATTACCTACTCAAACAGCTCCGCTTGTCAGAGATGAAAATGGAGTCTTGCGTCCTTCGCCCTGA
- a CDS encoding putative enzyme of poly-gamma-glutamate biosynthesis (capsule formation) encodes MLFTGNIVPARCVQAAIDASQNYDYPYEEVRSIIQAADFAIGTFNATLSEIAPRTGCVRTYVLVGDPQNADALARAGFDAMSVATNHIKDCGITSCGDQAFFETLENFRRVGILTVGAGKNEAEALQPIVLTANNVRFGIVSLGQLEQGGVFAEAEKAGIARLTDANIEQAIQLARQISDIVIFMPHWGPEDQATPTWIQRQLAQKIVAAGADLVVGNHTHVVQGYQMLNGVWVFYGLGNFVFDQDLNDHQQGVILLVRYQGTQLLDFEFIPTHVDEDGRVHLAEATEAMEILQRIELASQNLR; translated from the coding sequence TTGCTGTTCACCGGCAACATCGTCCCTGCCCGCTGTGTGCAGGCGGCCATTGACGCCTCCCAGAATTACGATTATCCCTACGAAGAAGTACGCTCGATCATTCAAGCAGCCGATTTCGCCATTGGCACCTTCAACGCCACCCTGAGCGAGATTGCACCGCGCACCGGTTGTGTTCGCACCTATGTTTTGGTTGGCGATCCGCAAAACGCCGATGCCCTGGCGAGAGCCGGTTTTGATGCAATGAGTGTTGCTACCAACCACATCAAGGACTGTGGCATTACCTCGTGCGGCGATCAAGCGTTCTTTGAGACGCTGGAAAACTTCCGGCGCGTCGGTATTCTGACCGTAGGCGCAGGCAAAAACGAAGCAGAAGCCTTACAACCCATTGTCCTGACTGCCAATAATGTGCGCTTTGGGATTGTCTCTCTTGGGCAGCTTGAACAAGGTGGCGTGTTTGCAGAGGCTGAAAAAGCCGGCATCGCCCGCCTGACAGATGCAAATATCGAACAAGCAATCCAGCTTGCTCGTCAAATCTCCGATATTGTCATCTTCATGCCTCACTGGGGGCCGGAAGATCAAGCCACACCGACCTGGATTCAACGCCAGCTTGCCCAAAAGATCGTCGCCGCCGGGGCCGACCTGGTTGTCGGAAATCATACGCACGTTGTACAGGGATATCAGATGCTCAACGGCGTGTGGGTTTTCTACGGGTTGGGAAACTTTGTCTTCGATCAGGATCTAAACGATCATCAGCAAGGCGTCATTTTGCTGGTTCGCTATCAAGGCACCCAATTGCTGGATTTCGAGTTCATTCCCACTCACGTCGATGAAGACGGGCGAGTTCACCTAGCTGAAGCCACCGAAGCAATGGAAATCTTGCAGCGTATCGAGCTGGCAAGCCAAAACTTAAGATAG
- a CDS encoding Epoxyqueuosine (oQ) reductase QueG produces MKENDIARAIKALALEMGFVAVGITLPGPPAHLDVYTDWLEQGCHGEMAYLAEPRRVYLRSQPGELLPGCQSIIVLAARYAAPPSIPHPQPLSQEARGEYSGDLPQANEKDEDFFGRVAAYAWGNDYHFVLRQRMEAFMQRVQEKTGRQISYRCFTDSAPILERELAQRAGLGWIGKNTCLIHPRLGSYLFLAEIFTDLALPPDPPFLSDRCGTCRRCLEACPTRCILPNRTIDARRCISYLTIEHQSAIPAELRPSLQDWVFGCDICQQVCPWNRRVSESASFPEFQPRPEQVWLSLTQILTLTRAEFNQKFRHTPLLRPKWRGLSRNASVVLGNLIRSRSPFHVGIFRFLQNALQDHPDSLVRQHLAWSLAQLNLDIARQALKEQLQKESDPLLKAEVAALLE; encoded by the coding sequence ATGAAGGAAAACGACATCGCCCGAGCAATAAAAGCCTTAGCCCTTGAGATGGGATTTGTGGCGGTCGGAATTACCTTGCCTGGACCGCCCGCTCATCTCGATGTCTATACCGATTGGCTGGAACAGGGTTGCCACGGTGAAATGGCGTATCTGGCAGAGCCGCGTCGGGTCTACCTGCGCAGTCAGCCTGGCGAATTGTTGCCTGGTTGTCAAAGCATCATCGTTCTGGCTGCCCGTTACGCAGCCCCACCGTCCATCCCTCACCCCCAGCCCCTCTCCCAGGAGGCGAGGGGAGAATATTCTGGAGACCTACCCCAGGCCAATGAAAAAGATGAGGACTTCTTCGGAAGAGTTGCGGCTTATGCCTGGGGCAATGACTATCACTTTGTCCTGCGCCAGCGCATGGAAGCCTTCATGCAGCGCGTCCAGGAAAAAACAGGAAGGCAAATATCCTATCGTTGCTTTACCGATAGTGCTCCCATTCTCGAACGCGAGCTTGCTCAGAGAGCCGGCCTGGGTTGGATTGGTAAGAATACCTGTCTGATTCACCCTCGCTTAGGCTCCTACCTCTTCCTGGCTGAAATCTTCACTGACCTTGCCCTGCCACCGGACCCGCCTTTCTTATCTGACCGCTGTGGCACCTGTCGGCGCTGCCTCGAAGCCTGTCCTACCCGGTGTATCTTACCCAACCGCACCATAGATGCCAGGCGGTGCATTTCCTACCTGACCATTGAGCATCAGAGCGCCATCCCGGCTGAACTGCGTCCCTCGCTACAAGACTGGGTTTTTGGTTGCGACATCTGCCAGCAAGTCTGCCCCTGGAATCGGCGGGTTTCAGAGTCAGCCTCTTTCCCTGAATTTCAACCCCGACCCGAGCAGGTCTGGCTCTCTCTAACTCAAATCCTTACTCTCACCAGGGCAGAGTTCAACCAAAAATTCCGCCATACGCCACTCTTACGCCCCAAATGGCGCGGCTTGAGTCGCAATGCCAGTGTGGTGCTGGGAAACCTGATCCGTTCACGCTCGCCCTTCCATGTTGGTATTTTCAGGTTCTTGCAAAATGCTCTTCAAGACCACCCGGATAGTCTGGTGCGCCAACATCTTGCCTGGAGCCTTGCCCAGTTGAATCTGGACATCGCCCGGCAAGCGCTGAAAGAACAACTCCAAAAGGAATCGGACCCATTGCTCAAAGCTGAAGTTGCAGCCTTGCTGGAATAA
- a CDS encoding Endo alpha-1,4 polygalactosaminidase precursor precursor has translation MRSTLLYLVLLVTLSSTTCARTTLQGMGFWSTTSQTPHENQSSFTPSVPASSPEDQPFDTEVFLPIIHRTETTTQIWQPQPGLSWQWDLSDEQPSTTIAAAVYDLDLYTNQNVINELKQRNVRLICYISVGSWEEWRPDADQFPPEVLGKDYEGWPGERWLDIRQIDKLAPIMQARFDLCASKGFDAIEPDNMEVSSNDSGFPITVEDEQRYALWLAEQAHQRNLAIGMKNAVHLVESLLPYFEFILTEDCFAQGWCAQARPFIQNGKAVFAAEYTDEWTETRFKAQVCPQAIAWNFSAILKNRSLDAWRIACEDE, from the coding sequence ATGCGCTCGACCTTGCTCTACCTGGTTTTGCTTGTTACCCTATCGAGTACAACCTGTGCCCGCACCACCCTGCAGGGCATGGGTTTTTGGTCAACCACCTCCCAAACGCCTCACGAAAATCAAAGCTCTTTCACTCCTTCCGTTCCTGCCTCATCGCCGGAGGATCAACCCTTCGATACGGAGGTTTTCCTTCCGATTATTCATAGAACCGAAACAACTACGCAAATCTGGCAACCTCAACCGGGCTTAAGCTGGCAATGGGACTTAAGCGACGAACAGCCCTCGACGACCATTGCCGCTGCCGTGTATGACCTTGATTTGTACACCAATCAGAACGTTATCAACGAACTCAAACAACGCAATGTCAGGTTGATCTGTTACATCTCGGTTGGTTCGTGGGAGGAGTGGCGGCCTGACGCCGACCAGTTTCCGCCCGAAGTGCTGGGTAAGGACTATGAAGGCTGGCCTGGCGAGCGCTGGCTGGATATCCGCCAGATCGACAAACTTGCTCCCATCATGCAAGCCCGTTTCGATCTTTGTGCCAGCAAAGGTTTCGATGCCATAGAGCCCGATAACATGGAAGTGAGCAGCAATGACAGCGGTTTTCCGATCACCGTTGAAGACGAGCAACGCTACGCTTTATGGCTTGCTGAGCAAGCTCACCAGCGCAACCTTGCGATTGGGATGAAAAACGCCGTTCATCTGGTGGAGAGTTTGCTCCCCTATTTTGAATTTATTCTCACGGAGGATTGCTTCGCTCAGGGCTGGTGCGCCCAGGCGCGCCCCTTTATCCAGAACGGTAAAGCGGTGTTTGCCGCCGAATATACCGATGAATGGACAGAGACGCGATTTAAGGCCCAGGTCTGCCCGCAGGCAATTGCATGGAATTTCAGTGCAATCTTGAAAAATCGCTCTCTGGATGCCTGGCGGATAGCGTGCGAGGATGAATAG